ACCTCAAAAAAAGTTCCTATTTCCATAAGAACCAAAGCGTTTGAGCCATATTTTTTTTCAAATAACTTTTGAAGTTTAAAATAGGTAATAGTTAGAAGTTCACCCCTATTTTCTAAAAGTTCAGCAACTTCTTCTCTCACTATCTTCGCACTCCTGTCCAATCTCTTATTACTTTTCTATCTTCAGAGCTGATATTAGCTTTTGTATGTATTAAAAGGTAAGGTTGAAGAGGCATAGCAGCATATATTGTTCTATAAATATCTTTTAGATGTTCTTCTTTCTCTTTTTCACTATAAGTTTCCCAAATTGAGAAATTTAAAGCTTTTTTTCCTTCATTTACATGTTTTGAAATTGTCCAAGAAAAAGGAGCAATATATGAATACCAAGGATATACTGTTTCATTTGAATGGCAGTCATAACAAGCTGTTCTTAAAATATCCATGATTCCTTCTTCAGCTGTTATTTCTAAAGATTTATCTACAACTTCATTTTTTTTATTTGTTGGAATAAGTTGTATAACTAAAAAAAGTCCCAATAAAATTAATAAAAATCTTTTCATGTACCATCCATTAAATTATAAATTCTTCTTATTTCCTCTATAAATAGAGATAAGCTTATATTTCTTCCATATCGTTTGAACTCTTTTTTATCAAAAAGAACAACAATTGTAGGAATCGAAAATACGCTAAACTGACTAGAAAGCTCTTTTGAAATATCTGTTTTTATTTCAAAAAGTTTCATTTTAGGAAAGTTTTTTGATACTTCAGTTTCAATTTTTGGTTTTAAAACTTTACAAACAGAACAATTATCTCCACTAAAATAAAGTATTATAGCTTGATTTTCACTTATAGCTTTTTTTAGTTCTTTTTCGTTTTCTATTTGTGTCATTTTATACCTCAAAAAAAAAGATAGCTAAAAAGCTACCTTTTATACTTGGTGTTCACTACTTTTTGAAAGTCTCTTTTTCTGAGAAAGATAAGAATTTAAAGCACCAATATATGCTTTTGCTGTTGCAAGCATAGTATCAATACTCAATCCATGTCCTACAAAAGCTGGACTTGTTTCATCAAAAGAAACCCTTGTTGTTACTTTTGCTAAAGCATCTTTACCTTCTGTTACAGAGATTACTTTATAGTCTTTTAATTCACCACTAAATCCTGTAATTCTATCAATCGTTTTAAAAATAGCATCCATTGTTCCATCACCAATTGCAGCATCTTTTATGATTTCATCTTTATATTTGATAGCAACAGCTGCTGTTGGAACACCATTTGTACAATCACTAATTTGTAATCCAATTAAATCATAAGTTTTATCGTGATTTAAAGCTTCATCTGTGATTAACATTCTTACATCTTCATCACTTATCTCTTTTTTATTATCTGCTAAAACTTTAAATCTTTCAAATGCTGCATTTAACTCATCATCACTTACTTTATCAAACCCTAATTGAACAATTTTATCTCTAAATGCTGCTCGACCAGAGTGTTTTCCTAAGATTAAAGTACTATCTTTGATAACACCAACATCTTCAGGTTTCATAATTTCATAAGTTTCTTGATGTTTTAAAACACCATCTTGGTGGATTCCACTTTCATGTGCAAAAGCATTTTTACCAACAATTGCCTTATTTTGTTGTGGCTCAACTCCTGTGATTGTAGCAACTAATCTTGAAGTTGCATAAATTTCAGGAGTATTAATAGTTGTATATAAATCTCCAAAAGCATCTTTTCTAGTTTTTATAGCCATTACAGCCTCTTCTAAAGCTGAATTTCCAGCTCTTTCACCCAATCCATTTATTGTTACTTCTATTTGTCTAGCACCATTTAAAACTGCTGCTAAAGTATTTGCAGTTGCTAATCCTAAATCATTGTGATTATGTACTGAAATTATCGCTCTATCACCTGCATAAGCACTCAATTCTTTAACCATTGCACCTAACTCTGTTGGTAATCTGTATCCAACAGTATCAGGTAAGTTTATAGTTTTTGCACCTGCACCTATAACAGCATCCATAACTTCTTTCATAAAAGGAATTTCACTTCTTCCTGCATCTTCTAAAGAAAATTCAACATCATCTACAAAAGTTTTTGCATATTCTACTGCTCTTATTGCTCTTTTGATAACTTCATCACCACTCATTTTTAACTTATATTGCATATGAATAGGACTTGTTGCTATAAACGTATGAATTCTACTTTTAGCAGCACTTTGAACAGCTAATCCCGCTTGTTTTATATCATTATCAACTGCTCTTGCTAAAGAACAGATACTTGAGTTTTTTATAATTTGAGCGATTCTACTAACTGCATCAAAGTCACCTGGACTAGCTGCTGCAAATCCAGCTTCAATTACATCAACTCCTAATTTTTCTAATTGTAAAGCAACTTTAATTTTTTCTTCAGTATTCATCGAACAGCCAGGGCTTTGTTCACCATCTCTTAATGTTGTATCAAATACTATAATTTTATTTTTATCCATTGTAATTTACCTTTAAATATCTTATTTATTATATCTTTTTTTAATTAAAAAAAGAAAAACTGTCGTGTGATTATATGTGTTAAATTGTAATTATAAAAATTATAATTAGAGAGAAAAAGAAAGCAGGAGCAGAGAGTTTACACTTTTAATGAAATGGCTTTTATAAAAATCAAATATTTTCATATTACTCTCCTTTGTTTATTTTAATTTTTAAGTATAATTAATAAATTTTTATTTGTCAATAGCTTGAGTAAAAGTTTTGGAAATTTTTACTCAAATATAACTATTATAAATTTATAGGTAATTTTATAATAAAATTTGCCCCTTTTTCTAAATTATACACTTCAATTTTACCATTCATGTTGTTCTCTATAATTATTTTTGACATATAAAGACCTATTCCAGTACCTTTACCTTCATCTTTTGTTGTAAAATAAGGTTCAAATATTTTATTTACTATATTTTCATCTATTCCATTTGCATTATCTTTTATTGAAATACAAATATTGTCATTTTCTATTTTAGTTTCAACAATTACAAGTGGATTAAGAATTTTATTTTCAATTATTGCATCTTTTGCATTTGTTAATATATTCAATATAACTTGAGAAAATTCATTTGGAAAACCATGGAATTCTAATTCATCTGAAGAAAAATTCTTTTCTAATTTTATATTATGATGTTCAAAAGTGGATTCAACCAATTCTATGGCTTTATTGACATTTTCATTGATTCCAAATTTTTCTTTTGATTTATTAGGCTTAAAAAAGTTTCTAAAATCATCAATAGTTTTTGACATATTTTTTGTAAGCATATCTGCTTTATTTATTGATTTATCCATCATCTTTTCATCTAATTCCCCCATATCATAAGAGAATTTTAAATTTTGAAGAACCAATCCTAAAGCATTTAAAGGTTGTCTCCATTGATGAGCAATATTTCCTATCATTTCTCCCATTGCAGCTAATCTTGTTTGTTGAATTAGAAGTTGTTCTTGCTCTTTTTGTTTTGAAGTTTCTATTTGAACTTTTTGTTCTAAATTACAATTTAATTTTTTTTCTTCTTTTATCAAATCTTCAATTTTTCCAGCCATTTCGTTAAATGAATTTTCAAGTTGTCCAATTTCATCTTTTGAAGTTACTTTTATTCTATAATCCAATTCATTATTTGCAAATTTTTTTGTTCCAACTAAAATATTTTCAATTTTTTTACTTAAATAACTTGACATTAATAAAGCTATTACAATCACTAAAATAACCATTGCAAAAGTTATTATTGTTAATTCATTAATTAATGCATTTATAAAATCTTTTATTTCTAATTGATTTTCATTCATTATTTCAGACATACTTTCAGTTTGATTATTTAAAATTTTAATTACATCTTCTCTTGTTTTATTAGCAGCTGAATGAAAATCATCAACACTTGCACCAATTGCTACAAATCCAAATCCTCTTTTTGTATTGCCGTATTTACCTGTATAATAAGGAATTGTTGCGGCTGTTGTTAATTTCCAAACATTACTCCAATTTATTATAAAAGATCCATATCCCCCATTTTGAGTTAACTGCATCCAACCTTCACATTGAGGAGCAAAATTTAAATATCTACAATCAAGTCCGACATTTCCATCCTCTTGTAATTGTTTTAGATTCGGTTTTTTTTCTAAACTTTGTTCTTCAAATTTTGGATAATCTTTTAAAAATTGATTTATATCTTCATTTGAACTATAAAATTTTTCTGCAACATCAGCACTTAACCATGGCATTACTTTTTCACCACTATTTTTATCATATCCAAAGATTGAATAATCTCTTGGATGAGCAATACTTTTTCCTTCATAATCCCAAATAAAAGCATAATTACCTAAAGTTGCATCTGCAATATTTTGTTTTAAATTTATACTCGTAGGATTTAATGTATCTGTAAATTCTTGAATATGTCTATGATCTAAAGCCATAGAAATGTAACCTATTTTTTCATTATTTTTAAATACAGGTGTAATAAATCGAATAATTCCTTCAAATCTTTTTCCTAAAGGATTTTCAATTCCTGCATATCCATATTTTTCTGGTTCAAACTCAATTCCAGCTTTTTTTGCTTTCTCTTTTGTAAAAGTTCCTATTATTTTACTTCCTATATATTCACCAATAACATCAGAAACATAAATCTCATTTTTATTTAATTTTGAAATATCATCAAAATATTTTTCAGCTTTCACATAAGTATTTTTACTATCTGAAACATTTGATTTTTCAGGATTTATTGAAGAAATTTTATATTTCTCATTTCCATTCAAATCAAAAAAACTTATCTCTTTGTAAATTGGAATATTTTTTGTTTTAAACTCTATTGGGTCAATATAATTAAACTCTTTTTCATTTTCTTTTAAATTTGCAGTTTTTTTATCTCGTTCAACTTTTTTTATCTCTTCTTTTGTTTTATAAGTATTTGTTTCATCATCATAAAAATATTCATCATGGACAATAACATTTCTTGTTTTTGATTCATAAAAATTTTCTAAAATCTTTTGATTTAAATCTAATTTTGATAAAAACAATAAATCTTTATCTCTTTCATATAAGAAATCAGCAATATTATTTGCAATTTCATAGGAGATTTTTTCTAAAGAATCTTGAGATTTTTTATCCAAATTTTTTATACTATCTTCAATAGATGCATTTGCAGTATTTATAATAATCTCTTTATTTTGATTAAATAGAAATGTTGTACTTTTGTTTATGTACATATCTAATTTTAAAACACCTTCATAAGCAATATATGCAATGAATAATAAAGGAATAATTTTTATTAAAATAAAAATTACAATTAATTTAATTCTAATGCTCAAATTTTTCATGTAGGTCCTTATATTTTTCTTTTATTATTAAAAATTCATCTAAATTATTCATAAAAATATTTATCAAATTTGGATCAAAATGTTTTCCCTTTTCTTCATCAAAAAGTTCAAGTATTTTTTCTATACTCCAAGCTTTTTTATAAACTCTTTCACTACTTAAAGCATCGAAAACATCTGCTATTGCAGTAATTCTTCCAAATATATGTATTTCTTCACCTTTTAATCCTAAAGGATATCCTGTTCCATCCCATCTTTCATGATGAGTATAAGAAACAATGCCTGCTGCTTTTAAAGTTTCTCTTTTTGAATTTTTTAAAATATTAAAACCTATTTGAGTATGTGTTTTCATAATTTCCCATTCTTCAGCAGTTAATTTTCCAGGTTTATTTAATATTGCATCAGGAATACCTATTTTTCCGATATCATGCATAGGTGAAGCCATAAAAAGTATATTTACATCTTTATAATCCAAACCTGATTTCTGTGCTAAAAGTTTTGAGTATTCGGCAACTCTTTTTACATGATATCCTGTTTCAGAACTTCTCGTTTCTCCAATTTCGCCTAGCTTATATATTATTTCTCTTTGTGT
The DNA window shown above is from Arcobacter lacus and carries:
- a CDS encoding heme-binding domain-containing protein — encoded protein: MKRFLLILLGLFLVIQLIPTNKKNEVVDKSLEITAEEGIMDILRTACYDCHSNETVYPWYSYIAPFSWTISKHVNEGKKALNFSIWETYSEKEKEEHLKDIYRTIYAAMPLQPYLLIHTKANISSEDRKVIRDWTGVRR
- a CDS encoding thioredoxin family protein, producing the protein MTQIENEKELKKAISENQAIILYFSGDNCSVCKVLKPKIETEVSKNFPKMKLFEIKTDISKELSSQFSVFSIPTIVVLFDKKEFKRYGRNISLSLFIEEIRRIYNLMDGT
- a CDS encoding sensor histidine kinase, with amino-acid sequence MKNLSIRIKLIVIFILIKIIPLLFIAYIAYEGVLKLDMYINKSTTFLFNQNKEIIINTANASIEDSIKNLDKKSQDSLEKISYEIANNIADFLYERDKDLLFLSKLDLNQKILENFYESKTRNVIVHDEYFYDDETNTYKTKEEIKKVERDKKTANLKENEKEFNYIDPIEFKTKNIPIYKEISFFDLNGNEKYKISSINPEKSNVSDSKNTYVKAEKYFDDISKLNKNEIYVSDVIGEYIGSKIIGTFTKEKAKKAGIEFEPEKYGYAGIENPLGKRFEGIIRFITPVFKNNEKIGYISMALDHRHIQEFTDTLNPTSINLKQNIADATLGNYAFIWDYEGKSIAHPRDYSIFGYDKNSGEKVMPWLSADVAEKFYSSNEDINQFLKDYPKFEEQSLEKKPNLKQLQEDGNVGLDCRYLNFAPQCEGWMQLTQNGGYGSFIINWSNVWKLTTAATIPYYTGKYGNTKRGFGFVAIGASVDDFHSAANKTREDVIKILNNQTESMSEIMNENQLEIKDFINALINELTIITFAMVILVIVIALLMSSYLSKKIENILVGTKKFANNELDYRIKVTSKDEIGQLENSFNEMAGKIEDLIKEEKKLNCNLEQKVQIETSKQKEQEQLLIQQTRLAAMGEMIGNIAHQWRQPLNALGLVLQNLKFSYDMGELDEKMMDKSINKADMLTKNMSKTIDDFRNFFKPNKSKEKFGINENVNKAIELVESTFEHHNIKLEKNFSSDELEFHGFPNEFSQVILNILTNAKDAIIENKILNPLVIVETKIENDNICISIKDNANGIDENIVNKIFEPYFTTKDEGKGTGIGLYMSKIIIENNMNGKIEVYNLEKGANFIIKLPINL
- a CDS encoding 2-isopropylmalate synthase, whose amino-acid sequence is MDKNKIIVFDTTLRDGEQSPGCSMNTEEKIKVALQLEKLGVDVIEAGFAAASPGDFDAVSRIAQIIKNSSICSLARAVDNDIKQAGLAVQSAAKSRIHTFIATSPIHMQYKLKMSGDEVIKRAIRAVEYAKTFVDDVEFSLEDAGRSEIPFMKEVMDAVIGAGAKTINLPDTVGYRLPTELGAMVKELSAYAGDRAIISVHNHNDLGLATANTLAAVLNGARQIEVTINGLGERAGNSALEEAVMAIKTRKDAFGDLYTTINTPEIYATSRLVATITGVEPQQNKAIVGKNAFAHESGIHQDGVLKHQETYEIMKPEDVGVIKDSTLILGKHSGRAAFRDKIVQLGFDKVSDDELNAAFERFKVLADNKKEISDEDVRMLITDEALNHDKTYDLIGLQISDCTNGVPTAAVAIKYKDEIIKDAAIGDGTMDAIFKTIDRITGFSGELKDYKVISVTEGKDALAKVTTRVSFDETSPAFVGHGLSIDTMLATAKAYIGALNSYLSQKKRLSKSSEHQV